A section of the Methanoregula formicica SMSP genome encodes:
- a CDS encoding PAS domain-containing sensor histidine kinase translates to MDRYLSVAGHTISHTEIVRLFVIASLTLSCIFITSISLTKHVETIYSQLFYFPILYATYFYPRRGLFLAGFCAVVYEVLAYMYVFPDTAGLIYTTGQAILFICIAAVVAYFTEKVNTSETRYRSIFETSLLGIVLFDQNSFAIRMANSHFSAMTGYRPEELAGMNFSLFFHAQKEQRRFFEYLGSSEDVVNFETQFLKKSQDPFWVNLSWSRIDANLVSCSVIDINQRKLAEQAADENLQQYQQVTDHAPTSIVVVNGGKISYTNPTFRSFTGYDAEELAGKDFRDLIHPDDRDAFPALPESPDAGTPLPGLTEVQFRTKTGETRLGTLFFTWIHQKGSPALLINLVDITEYERLKESVETESIRRRGIISTAVHELHSPLQPITGYLSMLTQNPEKYGVTEETKAILDRVAKSIDHERQVIDQMLELSVLEAEKIPIEYSSVPVPELLRSIIESGGYGAQAEIAIEVPPDLVIDADQGKIATVIGSMLSNAVNYSKPPRKIRIAYISSAQDTMHRLAIRDNGIGITNTQLDEIFRTQNPADLAGNGKKSGRIGLSLSIAKRYVQLHGGFISVDSVVNVGSTFTIHIPKQRPAEGGVP, encoded by the coding sequence ATGGATCGGTATCTCTCAGTAGCGGGGCATACCATTTCGCACACGGAAATCGTGCGGCTTTTCGTCATTGCCTCGCTCACCCTCTCGTGTATCTTCATCACGTCCATCTCGCTCACCAAGCACGTCGAGACGATCTACTCCCAGCTCTTCTATTTCCCGATCCTCTACGCCACGTACTTTTACCCCCGGCGTGGTCTCTTCCTTGCCGGGTTCTGTGCCGTTGTCTACGAAGTCCTGGCCTACATGTACGTATTCCCGGACACCGCCGGCCTGATTTACACGACCGGGCAGGCAATCCTCTTCATCTGTATCGCTGCCGTTGTCGCGTATTTCACCGAGAAAGTCAACACGAGCGAGACGCGGTACCGCAGCATCTTTGAGACCTCGCTTTTGGGGATCGTCCTCTTTGACCAGAACTCATTTGCCATTCGGATGGCAAACTCCCATTTTTCGGCCATGACCGGTTATCGTCCCGAAGAACTGGCGGGAATGAATTTCTCGCTGTTTTTCCATGCCCAAAAAGAGCAACGCCGCTTCTTCGAGTATCTCGGGTCGAGCGAGGACGTGGTCAACTTCGAGACGCAGTTCCTGAAAAAAAGCCAGGACCCATTCTGGGTGAACCTCTCGTGGAGCCGGATCGACGCGAACCTGGTCAGCTGTTCGGTCATCGACATTAACCAGCGGAAGCTTGCCGAACAGGCCGCAGATGAGAACTTGCAGCAGTACCAGCAGGTGACGGACCATGCCCCGACCAGCATCGTTGTCGTGAACGGGGGAAAGATCAGTTATACCAACCCGACGTTCCGGTCGTTCACCGGCTATGATGCTGAAGAACTGGCGGGAAAAGATTTCCGCGACCTCATCCACCCGGACGATCGCGATGCGTTCCCCGCTCTACCGGAGAGTCCCGATGCCGGCACACCCCTGCCCGGGTTGACCGAGGTGCAGTTCCGGACAAAGACCGGAGAGACACGGCTTGGTACCCTCTTCTTTACCTGGATCCACCAGAAGGGCAGCCCTGCGCTCCTGATCAACCTTGTCGATATCACCGAGTACGAACGGCTCAAAGAGTCGGTCGAGACCGAGAGCATCCGACGCCGGGGCATCATCAGCACAGCCGTCCACGAGCTCCATTCCCCGCTCCAGCCGATCACGGGTTATCTCAGCATGTTAACACAGAACCCGGAAAAGTACGGGGTCACGGAAGAGACAAAGGCTATCCTCGACCGGGTTGCAAAGAGTATCGACCATGAGCGTCAGGTCATCGACCAGATGCTGGAGTTGTCCGTTCTCGAAGCAGAGAAGATCCCGATCGAATACTCTTCTGTGCCGGTGCCGGAGCTCCTCCGCTCCATCATTGAGAGTGGGGGTTATGGTGCGCAGGCGGAGATTGCCATCGAAGTCCCCCCGGATCTTGTCATCGACGCTGACCAGGGGAAGATTGCCACCGTCATCGGTTCGATGCTCTCCAATGCGGTGAACTACTCCAAACCCCCGCGGAAGATCCGGATCGCGTATATCTCATCAGCGCAGGACACGATGCACCGGCTGGCGATACGGGATAACGGGATCGGGATCACCAACACCCAGCTGGACGAGATTTTCCGGACGCAGAACCCCGCAGACCTTGCCGGCAATGGAAAAAAATCCGGGCGGATCGGGCTTTCGCTCTCGATTGCCAAGCGCTATGTCCAACTGCATGGCGGGTTCATCAGCGTTGATTCCGTGGTGAATGTCGGGAGCACCTTCACGATCCATATCCCGAAACAACGGCCGGCGGAAGGTGGTGTCCCGTGA
- a CDS encoding CRISPR-associated endonuclease Cas6, producing the protein MILHTFTLTLGSTRPIHGSAHELRGFFATKFNEYAELHQHNADKFIYRYPVVQYKMSGNVPTVIGINEGAEVLKQIFDEYQEIRLGENTYQIVERGISLKDEEFGISDKIHSYEFATPWLALNQENYRKFYTLKGKPERDEFMRKILTGNILSMAKSLNYDVPGQIKCDAQVHFRKDRLKDVSVMVFTGKFQANFLIPDLLGIGKSVSRGFGAVRQLKGEYGGDSACSSSLTHGDRT; encoded by the coding sequence ATGATCCTCCACACCTTCACCCTGACCCTCGGCTCCACCCGGCCCATCCACGGCTCCGCCCACGAACTCCGGGGCTTCTTCGCCACAAAATTCAACGAATACGCAGAACTCCACCAGCACAACGCAGACAAGTTCATTTACCGCTACCCGGTCGTGCAATACAAGATGAGTGGCAATGTCCCGACCGTGATCGGAATCAACGAGGGCGCGGAAGTCCTCAAACAGATCTTCGATGAATACCAGGAGATCCGACTGGGAGAGAATACATACCAAATCGTTGAGCGCGGCATCTCGTTGAAGGACGAGGAGTTCGGGATCTCGGATAAAATCCACTCGTATGAGTTCGCGACCCCGTGGCTCGCGCTGAACCAGGAGAACTACCGGAAGTTCTACACCCTCAAGGGGAAGCCGGAGCGCGACGAGTTCATGCGGAAAATCCTGACCGGCAATATTCTCTCGATGGCCAAGTCGCTCAACTACGATGTGCCCGGCCAAATCAAGTGTGACGCACAGGTGCACTTCCGCAAGGACCGGCTCAAGGATGTCAGCGTCATGGTTTTTACCGGGAAATTCCAGGCAAATTTCCTGATCCCGGACCTGCTTGGCATCGGCAAATCCGTCTCGCGCGGGTTCGGTGCAGTGAGGCAACTGAAAGGAGAGTATGGAGGCGACAGCGCATGCAGCTCGTCATTAACACACGGGGATCGTACCTGA
- the purB gene encoding adenylosuccinate lyase — translation MAVHPIEERYGTKEMRAVWSEKNRFACIVAAEVALAKAEAYHGMIPAAAAGEIESTAKNASLERAKAIELEISHDMMAIVKSISEVTGESGRWVHYGATSNDILDTATGLQLGQSLGLIDTKLRKLLAVLLKRAEENKTLVCIGRTHGQHGVPTTYGLRFAIWASEVGRHIERLEQMRPRVVVGQMTGAVGTQAALGPKGMDVQATMMANLGIGSVDVSNQVIARDRYAEYFMFCANVATTLDKIGVEIRSLQRTEIGEVEEAFGKNQVGSSTMPHKRNPIKSEQVCGLARIIRSAVEPALQNNTLWDERDLTNSSCERVLFPESSILTDHCLRLMAVVIDGLVIRKDAIRRNLAFLHGINMAESVMIELTKKGMSRQDSHEKIRVASMQAFSEGKPLADILAQDPDVVRFCSKDEIAALLTPDAYLGTAVQQVERVIQKLSPLAA, via the coding sequence ATGGCAGTCCACCCCATCGAGGAGCGCTACGGCACAAAGGAGATGCGTGCCGTCTGGAGTGAGAAAAACCGGTTCGCCTGCATCGTGGCGGCCGAGGTCGCGCTGGCAAAAGCCGAGGCCTACCACGGCATGATCCCTGCAGCGGCAGCAGGAGAGATCGAGAGCACGGCAAAGAACGCGTCGCTCGAGCGGGCGAAGGCGATCGAGCTCGAGATCAGCCACGACATGATGGCAATCGTCAAGTCGATCTCGGAAGTAACAGGCGAGTCCGGGCGGTGGGTGCACTACGGCGCAACGAGCAACGATATCCTCGATACCGCGACCGGCCTCCAGCTCGGGCAGTCGCTCGGCCTGATCGATACAAAACTCCGGAAACTCCTCGCGGTCCTCCTGAAGCGGGCGGAAGAGAACAAGACGCTGGTCTGTATCGGCAGGACCCATGGCCAGCACGGAGTTCCCACAACCTATGGCCTCCGCTTCGCCATCTGGGCAAGCGAGGTTGGCCGGCACATCGAGCGGCTCGAACAGATGCGCCCCCGTGTCGTTGTCGGCCAGATGACCGGTGCTGTCGGGACACAGGCAGCACTCGGGCCAAAGGGGATGGACGTGCAGGCAACCATGATGGCAAACCTGGGGATCGGATCGGTGGACGTCTCCAACCAGGTGATTGCCCGCGACCGGTACGCGGAGTACTTCATGTTCTGCGCGAATGTTGCGACAACGCTTGACAAGATCGGCGTCGAGATCCGCTCGCTCCAGCGGACCGAGATCGGCGAAGTCGAGGAAGCGTTCGGTAAGAACCAGGTCGGCTCCTCCACGATGCCCCACAAGCGCAACCCGATCAAGAGCGAGCAGGTCTGCGGACTTGCCCGGATCATCCGTTCTGCCGTGGAACCGGCGCTCCAGAACAACACCCTCTGGGACGAGCGTGACCTGACCAACTCCTCGTGCGAGCGGGTGCTCTTTCCGGAGTCCTCAATTCTCACCGACCACTGCCTCCGGCTCATGGCCGTGGTCATCGATGGGCTCGTTATCAGGAAAGACGCGATCCGCAGGAACCTCGCGTTCCTGCACGGGATCAACATGGCCGAATCGGTGATGATCGAGCTGACAAAGAAGGGCATGAGCCGGCAGGACTCCCACGAGAAGATCCGGGTCGCAAGCATGCAGGCCTTTTCCGAAGGAAAACCGCTTGCCGATATCCTTGCACAGGATCCCGACGTTGTCCGCTTCTGTTCAAAGGATGAGATTGCGGCCCTGCTCACACCCGATGCCTACCTCGGCACAGCGGTACAGCAGGTGGAGCGGGTAATACAGAAACTCTCCCCGCTTGCAGCCTGA
- the cas1 gene encoding CRISPR-associated endonuclease Cas1 → MQLVINTRGSYLKKSNNCFLVKNDEKTFEVSADKVDSILITTSATITTDAIQFAIEHNIDIIFLDYHGNPYGRVWHSKLGSTTLIRRRQLEAANEDTGFYLAREWIAKKIEDQVDLLKDLKKNRPEQKEPLEQYITRLEVLLVSLKEMKGTLDFKRGSIMGIEGMASQAYFDAISSIMPEKWKFKGRSRDPARDGFNCLLNYGYGVLYSQVERSCIIAGLDPYVGFLHTDNYNKRSFVFDLIELFRANIDRTVVNLFMKRQVSEGYFDPVPHGLYLNREGKAALIGAINEMFDKEIEYRGRNIKTRNTIQMECHHIANKLIK, encoded by the coding sequence ATGCAGCTCGTCATTAACACACGGGGATCGTACCTGAAGAAATCCAACAACTGTTTTCTCGTGAAGAACGATGAGAAGACCTTCGAGGTCTCGGCCGACAAGGTTGACAGCATCCTCATCACCACGTCCGCAACGATCACCACCGATGCGATCCAGTTCGCCATCGAGCACAACATCGACATCATCTTTCTCGATTATCACGGCAATCCGTATGGGCGCGTGTGGCATTCAAAACTCGGGAGCACCACACTCATCCGCCGCCGCCAGCTTGAAGCGGCGAACGAGGATACCGGCTTTTACCTCGCACGCGAATGGATAGCAAAGAAGATCGAGGACCAGGTCGATCTGCTCAAAGACCTGAAGAAGAACCGGCCCGAACAGAAAGAACCGCTCGAACAGTACATCACCCGGCTTGAAGTCCTGCTCGTATCGCTGAAGGAAATGAAAGGAACGCTTGATTTCAAACGCGGATCAATCATGGGCATCGAGGGCATGGCCTCGCAGGCATATTTCGACGCGATCAGCAGTATCATGCCAGAGAAATGGAAGTTCAAGGGCCGGAGCCGGGACCCGGCGCGCGACGGATTCAACTGCCTGCTGAATTACGGGTACGGGGTTCTTTACTCGCAGGTCGAACGCTCCTGTATCATCGCGGGACTCGATCCGTATGTCGGATTCCTGCACACAGATAACTACAACAAGCGGTCGTTCGTTTTCGATCTTATCGAATTATTCCGGGCCAACATCGACCGGACTGTCGTGAACCTCTTCATGAAGCGGCAGGTCTCGGAGGGGTATTTCGATCCTGTTCCCCACGGCCTGTATCTTAACAGGGAGGGAAAGGCGGCCCTCATCGGCGCGATCAACGAGATGTTCGACAAGGAGATCGAATACCGTGGACGAAATATCAAGACGAGGAATACCATTCAGATGGAGTGCCACCACATTGCAAACAAACTGATCAAATAG
- a CDS encoding response regulator, with protein MTQKVMLVEDDRPILEMMDLLIRRLGYEPVLMPDGNAALETIRRDPPALILLDIMMVPIDGWTFLKRLRELPGMEKLPVVLFTAAPEVEERMLQIRDPHVSVLNKPVSLEELKVAVAKHLPL; from the coding sequence GTGACGCAGAAGGTCATGCTCGTGGAGGATGACCGCCCCATTCTCGAGATGATGGACCTTTTGATCCGCCGACTCGGCTATGAACCCGTCCTGATGCCCGATGGCAACGCGGCCCTGGAGACGATTCGGCGCGATCCGCCGGCGCTTATCCTTCTCGATATCATGATGGTTCCGATTGACGGCTGGACGTTCCTGAAACGCCTGCGGGAACTTCCGGGCATGGAAAAGCTTCCGGTTGTTCTTTTCACGGCAGCGCCGGAAGTCGAGGAACGGATGCTGCAGATACGTGATCCGCATGTCAGTGTCCTCAACAAACCGGTCTCGCTGGAAGAGCTGAAGGTGGCGGTTGCAAAACATTTACCGCTATAG
- a CDS encoding CRISPR-associated helicase/endonuclease Cas3, with product MNFFSHRHPDILLKDHLKTVGETERNILLEKRINNLDKQFLSDVAYLIGISHDFGKFTTFFQEYLEKKRRSEGLTHHGLISALFTYEVLSEFIRIRKYENHALFKYIPFFGYIIVKHHHGNLDAIEKDVNSEQLLREFSNIREQLSDVRRNDPDIKEIYSVLFLSTDIQVQIIFNNLSHYEKECQSPEILDNVIKHLRKDAYFFKKESSNQAEPLPFLIIQLLYSVLIDSDKKHAGHVEEIRRPTLPSDIVEKYKANPEFQKANSSNINRIRNEIFESVILTIQQSTDKKIFSITAPTGTGKTLTSFSAALKLKNISSTPQRIVYALPFTSIIDQNFKVLEDVLQKTLPDFKTNESPYLLKHHHLAEFKYRYEGENKPVDESLALIESWDSEIIVTTFIQFFYSTIGYENKFLKKFHNIAGSIIILDEVQNIPIKYWRVIGSVLAALSKYFDCTIILLTATQPLLFEKDECTELVKNHEKYFSNADLNRVLLRYDENQKTIEDMISELKISPEKSYLFVLNTIRSSIDFFTQISEKLGYESPSKNPIEYLSTNIIPKERHERISRIKSELDSGQKKIIVTTQLIEAGVDIDVDVVYRDIGPLDSIIQVAGRCNRKKRVTQGEVHILNLVDVKNRPYSKIYDKVLLNIVHQIFKDHPTIEETQFIEIINLYFNKSQEKVVSDEKIMSALFELNYHEKREDVDFEKRVPISEFKLIDDDLPDCDVFIEVDNIASKTWNQYLEIQTIQDTFERKKQFLTIKKEFYEYVISIPSKDAKSIVDTQYGISRIPYSDVEKYYEMKIGFKRGNPVISIFG from the coding sequence ATGAATTTTTTTTCACATCGGCATCCTGATATTCTTTTAAAAGATCACCTAAAAACAGTTGGTGAGACCGAGCGCAATATTTTGCTCGAAAAACGCATCAACAATCTGGATAAACAATTCTTGTCTGATGTTGCCTATCTGATTGGGATTTCCCATGATTTTGGAAAATTTACAACATTTTTTCAGGAATACCTTGAGAAAAAACGGCGTAGTGAGGGATTAACACATCACGGTTTGATCTCTGCGTTATTCACCTATGAAGTATTATCTGAATTTATTCGGATAAGAAAATATGAAAACCACGCTCTCTTTAAATATATCCCATTTTTCGGATACATCATTGTAAAACACCATCACGGTAATTTGGATGCGATTGAGAAGGATGTAAATTCAGAGCAATTATTACGGGAATTTTCTAATATACGGGAACAACTATCGGATGTCCGAAGAAATGATCCTGATATAAAAGAGATATATTCTGTTCTTTTTCTCAGTACTGACATCCAAGTTCAAATAATTTTCAACAATCTCTCTCATTATGAAAAAGAATGTCAATCTCCGGAGATATTGGACAATGTTATCAAACATCTACGAAAAGATGCATACTTCTTCAAAAAAGAAAGTTCAAATCAAGCAGAACCCCTCCCATTCTTGATCATCCAACTGTTATACTCGGTACTAATTGATTCCGATAAGAAACATGCCGGTCATGTTGAGGAGATACGTCGACCGACATTGCCATCGGATATTGTTGAAAAATATAAGGCAAATCCTGAATTCCAAAAAGCGAACTCGAGTAATATCAACAGAATCCGCAATGAAATATTCGAATCTGTTATACTGACGATTCAACAATCCACGGATAAAAAAATATTTTCAATAACTGCGCCGACAGGAACCGGTAAAACACTTACTTCGTTTTCCGCTGCACTAAAATTGAAAAACATTTCATCAACACCCCAAAGAATTGTTTATGCTTTACCCTTTACCAGCATCATTGATCAAAACTTCAAGGTGTTGGAAGATGTATTGCAGAAAACATTACCGGATTTCAAGACAAATGAATCGCCGTATTTATTGAAACATCATCATCTGGCTGAATTCAAGTATAGATATGAAGGAGAGAATAAACCGGTTGATGAAAGCCTGGCCTTGATTGAATCCTGGGATTCAGAAATCATTGTAACTACATTCATTCAGTTCTTTTATTCAACCATCGGATACGAGAACAAATTCCTGAAAAAATTTCACAACATTGCGGGATCAATCATTATCCTGGACGAAGTGCAAAATATCCCAATAAAATATTGGAGAGTGATCGGAAGTGTATTAGCTGCACTCTCAAAATATTTTGACTGCACGATTATCCTCCTTACGGCTACTCAACCACTGCTTTTTGAGAAAGATGAATGCACAGAGCTAGTAAAAAATCATGAAAAATATTTTTCAAATGCGGATCTTAACCGGGTGTTACTTCGATATGATGAGAATCAAAAAACAATCGAAGATATGATCTCAGAATTGAAGATTTCCCCTGAAAAATCATATTTGTTTGTTCTGAATACAATCAGATCCTCGATAGATTTCTTTACACAAATATCAGAAAAACTGGGATATGAATCACCATCAAAAAATCCCATTGAATATTTATCAACAAACATTATTCCAAAAGAACGTCATGAGAGGATATCAAGAATAAAAAGTGAATTGGATTCTGGTCAAAAAAAGATTATTGTAACTACCCAGTTAATTGAGGCGGGCGTGGACATCGATGTTGATGTAGTCTATAGAGATATTGGACCTTTGGACTCAATTATTCAGGTTGCCGGGAGGTGTAACCGTAAAAAACGGGTGACCCAAGGGGAAGTCCATATCCTGAATCTTGTTGATGTTAAAAACCGCCCATATTCAAAAATTTATGACAAAGTTTTATTAAATATTGTTCATCAAATCTTCAAGGATCATCCAACTATTGAAGAAACACAATTTATTGAAATTATCAATTTGTATTTTAACAAATCTCAAGAAAAAGTAGTTTCTGATGAAAAAATAATGAGCGCCCTTTTTGAATTGAATTATCATGAAAAAAGAGAAGATGTTGATTTCGAGAAACGAGTACCGATTTCAGAGTTTAAATTAATTGATGATGATCTACCTGATTGTGATGTGTTCATAGAAGTTGATAATATTGCATCGAAAACGTGGAATCAGTACCTTGAGATTCAAACGATTCAGGATACATTCGAGAGGAAAAAGCAATTCCTGACAATTAAGAAGGAATTTTATGAATATGTGATTTCAATTCCATCAAAAGATGCGAAATCTATTGTTGACACACAATATGGTATTAGTCGGATACCATATTCTGACGTTGAAAAATATTATGAGATGAAAATAGGATTCAAAAGAGGTAATCCTGTAATTTCGATCTTTGGATAG
- the cas7b gene encoding type I-B CRISPR-associated protein Cas7/Csh2, producing MKEEIPMSKKTTDMSVTAANVAPSGKTMTEKVTIANNHEILFVYDAKMCNPNGDPDNENKPRMDPDREINLVSDLRLKRYIRDYFEQYLGEPIFVCNIDGRSVTSTGRLEELAREKNMDKADLLNDDKFLMDNLMDVRFFGATMTIKGSSEKEEKAGSKSTKSGSKKFTGPVQFNWGYSLNKVNIMESSGITSHFSSEAGNKQGAMGKDYRVDYSLIAFHGIISAKRAEHTSLTDKDIELFDQAIVNSIPLMATRTKIGQYPRLYLRIEYNSPEFFLGDLRKYISISHDPKIPIRYVSDYTLDVSKLKTLLEDNKDKIKSIKWWVSPEFHVKDGEITKQFEKLGMEKLHQITIKPIEKKSPA from the coding sequence ATGAAGGAGGAGATACCGATGAGTAAAAAGACAACAGATATGAGTGTAACGGCGGCGAATGTTGCACCGTCAGGAAAAACGATGACAGAAAAAGTGACGATCGCGAACAATCATGAAATATTGTTTGTCTACGATGCGAAGATGTGCAATCCAAATGGCGATCCGGATAATGAGAACAAACCCCGGATGGATCCTGACCGGGAAATCAATCTCGTTTCTGATTTACGACTGAAAAGGTATATCCGCGATTATTTCGAGCAATATCTCGGGGAACCAATTTTTGTCTGTAATATCGATGGTAGATCAGTCACATCTACCGGGCGATTAGAAGAACTTGCTCGGGAAAAAAATATGGATAAAGCAGATCTTCTGAACGATGATAAATTCCTCATGGATAATCTGATGGATGTCCGGTTTTTCGGGGCAACAATGACAATAAAAGGATCCTCGGAAAAAGAAGAAAAAGCCGGGTCAAAATCTACCAAATCCGGATCCAAGAAATTCACCGGTCCCGTTCAGTTCAACTGGGGATATTCGTTGAATAAAGTAAATATCATGGAATCTAGTGGCATTACTTCACATTTCAGCTCTGAAGCTGGGAATAAACAAGGGGCGATGGGTAAAGATTACCGGGTAGATTATTCGCTGATTGCTTTTCACGGTATCATCAGCGCGAAGAGAGCTGAACATACATCCCTGACGGATAAGGATATTGAATTATTCGATCAGGCCATCGTTAACAGTATCCCGCTCATGGCAACGAGAACAAAAATCGGGCAATATCCACGACTCTATCTTCGTATCGAATATAACTCACCGGAGTTTTTCCTTGGAGACTTGAGGAAATACATCTCGATCAGCCACGATCCAAAAATCCCGATTCGTTATGTTTCGGATTACACACTTGACGTATCCAAACTCAAGACACTCTTAGAAGATAACAAAGACAAGATTAAATCAATAAAGTGGTGGGTGAGCCCAGAATTCCACGTAAAAGATGGTGAAATCACCAAGCAGTTCGAAAAATTGGGGATGGAGAAATTACATCAAATAACAATCAAACCAATCGAAAAGAAATCTCCTGCTTGA
- the cas4 gene encoding CRISPR-associated protein Cas4 — translation MSSESDTIITISDVLEYLFCPRFIYHMHCLDIPQHEEKRFKVMKGREVHEEKMITNPDYLRKKLGVVQKEINVFIASKQNHIKGIVDEVLFLDDGTAAPFEYKFAEFKDTIFQTYKYQLVLHAMMIRENYQCDVKRGFICFTRSNHHIETIEFTGPDFERGREIIGEILEIIDKGFYPNKGKYKNKCIDCCYATICT, via the coding sequence ATGTCTTCCGAAAGCGACACCATCATCACGATCTCCGATGTGCTCGAATACCTGTTCTGTCCCCGGTTCATTTATCACATGCACTGCCTCGATATCCCCCAGCATGAGGAGAAACGGTTCAAGGTGATGAAAGGGCGCGAGGTTCACGAAGAGAAGATGATTACAAATCCTGATTACTTGAGGAAGAAACTCGGGGTAGTCCAAAAAGAGATTAACGTGTTCATCGCATCCAAGCAGAATCATATCAAAGGAATTGTCGATGAAGTCCTCTTCCTTGATGATGGAACGGCCGCCCCGTTCGAATACAAATTTGCTGAGTTCAAGGACACGATCTTCCAGACCTACAAGTATCAGCTCGTCCTTCACGCCATGATGATCCGGGAGAATTACCAGTGCGATGTGAAACGGGGATTCATCTGCTTTACACGGAGCAATCACCACATTGAAACTATCGAATTCACCGGGCCGGATTTCGAGCGGGGTCGAGAGATCATCGGGGAGATCCTTGAGATCATCGACAAAGGATTTTATCCGAACAAGGGTAAATACAAAAACAAGTGCATCGACTGTTGTTATGCAACAATCTGCACCTGA
- the cas5 gene encoding CRISPR-associated protein Cas5: MKEILIFDLKGRLAHFRKYFTNSSSLSYTFPPRTVISGLVAGLLGYERDSYYEKLSDSHCKIALALKTPVRKMMQTMNYRNSNKKFSIEDLLSDNPDIEPAQIPLEIICPVDDSEISYRIYISCASIHEKLKNRLEQKLFVYPAYLGITEFLGEIEFISEGTVNEIPFDKPVNLNSVCRKSAIVDRGLKFEDITAQYLLEKMPADFSGKREVTRYEEYLFEKNGKAIVAALKEPAYQVSYQGKTENIMFM, from the coding sequence GTGAAAGAGATTCTCATTTTTGATCTCAAAGGTCGCTTGGCACATTTCCGGAAGTATTTTACAAATTCTTCTTCATTGAGTTACACATTCCCCCCCAGGACAGTAATTTCCGGATTGGTTGCAGGATTACTGGGTTATGAACGGGATTCATATTATGAGAAATTGAGCGACTCCCATTGTAAAATTGCCCTCGCTCTGAAAACGCCCGTAAGAAAAATGATGCAAACCATGAATTACCGTAATTCGAATAAAAAGTTTTCAATTGAGGATTTACTATCTGATAATCCAGATATCGAACCCGCCCAGATTCCGCTAGAGATTATTTGCCCGGTTGACGATTCAGAAATCTCGTACCGAATATATATATCGTGCGCATCCATTCACGAGAAATTAAAGAATCGACTGGAACAGAAATTGTTCGTATATCCCGCATACTTGGGGATTACAGAATTTTTAGGGGAAATTGAATTTATTTCCGAAGGGACGGTTAATGAAATTCCTTTTGATAAACCCGTGAACCTGAATTCTGTATGCCGGAAGAGTGCAATCGTTGATCGGGGATTAAAATTTGAAGATATAACTGCACAATATCTCCTAGAAAAAATGCCGGCGGACTTCTCCGGGAAACGTGAAGTTACCCGGTATGAAGAATATCTCTTTGAAAAGAATGGGAAAGCTATTGTTGCGGCCTTAAAAGAACCGGCGTACCAGGTATCCTATCAGGGAAAAACTGAAAATATCATGTTCATGTGA
- the cas2 gene encoding CRISPR-associated endonuclease Cas2, protein MTMVWVVYDIAKTTTRNHVVRICLNKGLYRVQKSVFLGNLNSNERDSLALECEQEIDPEVDSVYVFPMDDASFKKVKLLGQAFDKKLVSDELLTKFF, encoded by the coding sequence ATGACGATGGTCTGGGTGGTGTACGATATCGCGAAAACGACAACGCGGAACCATGTGGTCCGCATCTGCCTGAACAAAGGCCTGTACCGGGTCCAGAAGAGCGTGTTCCTCGGGAACCTGAATTCCAATGAACGCGACTCCCTCGCGCTGGAATGCGAACAGGAGATCGATCCGGAAGTTGATTCCGTATACGTATTCCCTATGGACGATGCCTCGTTCAAGAAGGTAAAACTGCTCGGCCAGGCTTTCGACAAGAAACTGGTGAGCGACGAACTCCTGACGAAGTTTTTCTGA